A single region of the Leptolyngbyaceae cyanobacterium genome encodes:
- a CDS encoding XisI protein has translation MENLEKYRAYIQEILVKYANRSSSNEGVEAQTIFDTKHDHYQLIYVGWHNRQRVYGPVLHLDIKDGKIWIQWNGTEDDIGNELVEMGVPKQDIVVGFHPPYMRQFTEYGVD, from the coding sequence ATGGAAAACTTAGAGAAATATCGAGCATATATTCAGGAAATTTTGGTGAAATATGCTAACCGCAGTTCATCGAATGAAGGAGTAGAAGCGCAAACTATTTTTGATACCAAGCACGACCATTATCAACTTATTTATGTTGGCTGGCATAACCGACAAAGAGTTTATGGGCCAGTGCTGCATTTAGATATCAAAGATGGCAAAATTTGGATTCAGTGGAATGGAACTGAGGATGATATCGGAAATGAACTGGTAGAAATGGGAGTACCAAAACAGGATATTGTTGTTGGATTTCACCCGCCATATATGCGACAGTTCACAGAGTATGGTGTGGATTGA
- a CDS encoding XisH family protein gives MSAKDLFHDVVKKALQKEGWKITHDPLTIPITRTTNMYIDLGAEKIIAADRDGQKIAVEIKTFLTTSELYEFHLAVGQYINYRYALEDREPERILYLAVPLEIYDDFFTMPFVQKVIEGSQINLLIYDVQREEISLWKT, from the coding sequence ATGTCTGCAAAAGACCTTTTTCATGATGTAGTCAAGAAAGCTCTCCAAAAAGAGGGCTGGAAAATTACTCACGATCCCCTAACAATTCCCATTACCCGCACAACAAATATGTATATTGACTTGGGGGCGGAAAAAATTATTGCTGCTGATAGAGATGGGCAGAAGATCGCAGTTGAAATCAAGACTTTTTTGACTACATCCGAACTGTATGAATTTCATCTGGCTGTTGGACAATACATCAACTATCGTTATGCTTTGGAGGATCGCGAACCTGAACGGATTTTATATTTAGCTGTGCCATTGGAAATTTACGATGATTTCTTTACAATGCCTTTTGTGCAGAAAGTAATTGAGGGTAGCCAAATCAACTTACTGATTTACGATGTCCAAAGAGAAGAGATTTCGTTATGGAAAACTTAG